In the Candidatus Electrothrix rattekaaiensis genome, one interval contains:
- a CDS encoding diguanylate cyclase: MGRIIGTGGRNREEESESFHLCLNQTGPEKIMKPDKPEEEPYKDKYSLLENLRKSFSDPSLSQEILRKNGCALAEEYTAMLQQLTRFAQVSDTTQRKLLNADIKIQEQQQELERKNARLEREIAEHIELRRQLQQRTEELTATNNRLTRTISELTQRNLEIMTLQQLGEFLQACESEEETFHVLISTCRRLFPSDAGYLSLLDDSMKSLRVVGSWGDSRYKHLEFDQQQCWAVRRGKVHAVQDPQITPVCPHVGGGLDESSLCVPMTAHGQVLGMMHLLICSGHVEQRQREQEQLFEAKKHLFVSMADRYAMSLTDLRLRETLKVQAIRDPLTGLYNRRHMEASFHREISRAQRHDVPLGVIMIDIDHFNVFNDTYGHDLGDKVLSEIGAFILEHVRDEDIACRYGGEEIILLLPGASLQNTHRRAEQLRAGIEGLAVEMYDEEHTVTASLGVAIFPEHGASIKEVIRAADCALYEAKNKGRNRVVIAAKYFPTSYKDEDEEMF, from the coding sequence ATGGGAAGAATAATCGGAACAGGAGGACGCAACAGAGAAGAAGAGTCTGAATCCTTTCACCTCTGCTTGAACCAGACCGGCCCTGAAAAAATAATGAAACCGGATAAGCCCGAAGAAGAACCGTATAAAGACAAATACAGTCTTCTGGAGAATCTACGAAAGTCCTTCTCTGATCCCTCCCTGTCGCAGGAAATCCTGCGGAAAAACGGTTGCGCTCTGGCCGAGGAGTACACGGCAATGCTGCAACAGCTTACCCGTTTTGCCCAGGTGAGCGATACCACCCAGCGTAAGCTGCTCAACGCGGATATCAAGATACAGGAACAGCAGCAAGAGCTTGAAAGAAAAAATGCTCGCTTGGAGCGGGAAATTGCCGAACATATCGAACTGAGAAGACAGCTCCAGCAACGGACGGAAGAGCTGACCGCGACCAATAACCGCCTGACCAGAACCATCAGCGAGCTGACTCAGCGTAATCTTGAGATCATGACCCTGCAACAGCTCGGTGAATTTCTCCAGGCCTGTGAGTCTGAAGAAGAAACTTTTCACGTCCTGATCAGCACCTGCCGACGCCTGTTTCCTTCAGATGCAGGTTATCTCAGCCTGCTGGATGATTCCATGAAATCGCTCAGAGTTGTCGGCTCCTGGGGCGACAGTAGGTACAAACATCTTGAATTTGATCAGCAGCAATGCTGGGCTGTCCGACGGGGAAAGGTGCATGCTGTTCAGGATCCTCAGATCACCCCAGTCTGTCCGCATGTGGGGGGGGGCTTAGATGAGAGTTCTCTCTGTGTTCCCATGACGGCGCATGGACAGGTGCTTGGCATGATGCATCTGCTGATATGTTCAGGACACGTGGAGCAGAGACAGAGGGAACAGGAGCAGTTATTTGAGGCAAAGAAACATCTGTTTGTGAGTATGGCAGATCGCTACGCCATGAGCCTGACGGATTTAAGGTTGCGAGAAACCTTGAAGGTCCAAGCCATTCGGGATCCCTTGACGGGCTTGTATAATCGTCGCCATATGGAAGCTTCATTTCATCGTGAGATCAGTCGGGCACAGCGCCATGATGTGCCGCTTGGGGTGATCATGATTGATATTGATCATTTTAACGTATTCAATGATACCTATGGCCATGACTTGGGCGACAAGGTACTCAGTGAAATCGGAGCGTTTATCCTGGAGCATGTTCGTGACGAGGACATTGCCTGCCGTTACGGCGGGGAAGAAATTATTCTTCTTCTTCCCGGAGCATCCTTGCAAAATACCCATCGGCGAGCAGAACAGTTACGTGCAGGTATCGAAGGGCTGGCCGTGGAAATGTATGATGAGGAACATACCGTAACCGCCTCCTTGGGTGTTGCTATTTTTCCAGAACACGGAGCAAGCATCAAGGAGGTGATCCGGGCTGCTGATTGTGCTCTGTATGAAGCGAAAAACAAGGGGCGAAATCGGGTTGTTATTGCAGCCAAATATTTTCCGACCTCCTATAAAGACGAGGACGAAGAAATGTTCTGA
- the mpl gene encoding UDP-N-acetylmuramate:L-alanyl-gamma-D-glutamyl-meso-diaminopimelate ligase — translation MTTRLDPQLDPQLNAAPDAVRHIHIMGICGTGMAAIAGMMKESGYRVTGSDQNVYPPMSDFLAQAGIDVMQGYVPENLEPRPDLVIVGNVIQAVFPEAQRLAELGIPYLSMPQALGHFFLGGEEPKKSLVVAGTHGKTTTSSLLASALHRAGCSPGFLIGGIVEAFGRNYQLGKGDYFVVEGDEYDTAFFNKVSKFLHYRPHFAILTSIEFDHADIFTDLAAIKDSFTCFVRLIPEDGALVACMDDPVVAEIAARCTGPVISYGTGTDCTWQLRDLTVNGLSSSFAAYKDDVLFGAFTLPMPGRHNGLNALAVIALMDHLGISQKAIREGLASFEGIKRRQQIRGEVDGITVIDDFAHHPTAVRETVQALRMAWPDRRLLIVFEPRTNSSRRAVFQQQYEQAFNGADQVLVREIVPLTNVPADEQFSSQQLVAALDNQGISAEYFPDTAAILVALAEQVRSGDVVAILSNGGFDNIHEQLLGLLRKRTNC, via the coding sequence GTGACAACTCGGCTTGATCCACAACTTGATCCGCAGCTCAATGCTGCACCGGATGCTGTCCGCCATATCCATATTATGGGGATTTGCGGAACCGGTATGGCCGCCATAGCCGGGATGATGAAGGAGAGCGGCTACAGGGTCACGGGTTCGGATCAGAATGTCTATCCGCCCATGTCCGACTTTCTTGCTCAGGCCGGAATCGATGTTATGCAGGGCTATGTGCCGGAGAATCTGGAGCCGCGCCCGGATCTGGTCATTGTCGGCAATGTGATCCAGGCGGTGTTCCCGGAAGCGCAGCGTCTTGCTGAGCTGGGTATTCCGTACTTGTCCATGCCCCAGGCCCTGGGCCATTTTTTTCTGGGAGGAGAAGAACCGAAAAAGTCTCTGGTAGTTGCTGGAACCCACGGCAAAACCACGACCTCATCCCTGCTGGCTTCAGCCCTGCATAGGGCGGGCTGCTCGCCCGGTTTTCTTATCGGCGGGATTGTCGAGGCCTTTGGTCGCAATTATCAGCTCGGGAAAGGGGACTATTTTGTCGTGGAAGGGGATGAGTACGACACGGCATTTTTTAATAAGGTCTCCAAGTTCCTCCATTACCGCCCCCATTTCGCCATCCTGACCTCTATTGAATTTGATCACGCAGATATCTTTACTGATCTTGCAGCGATTAAGGATTCCTTTACCTGTTTTGTCCGCCTGATTCCTGAAGACGGAGCCTTGGTCGCCTGCATGGATGATCCTGTGGTTGCCGAGATTGCCGCCCGATGCACCGGCCCGGTGATCAGCTACGGAACCGGCACAGACTGCACTTGGCAATTACGCGACCTGACGGTCAACGGACTCAGTTCCTCTTTTGCCGCGTACAAGGACGATGTGCTCTTCGGTGCATTCACCCTGCCCATGCCCGGTCGCCATAACGGACTCAATGCCCTAGCTGTAATCGCTCTTATGGATCATCTCGGCATCAGTCAGAAGGCTATCAGAGAAGGGTTGGCCTCCTTTGAGGGAATCAAGCGGCGGCAGCAGATTCGGGGAGAGGTTGACGGCATTACAGTGATTGATGATTTTGCTCATCATCCCACTGCGGTTCGAGAAACCGTACAGGCTCTGCGGATGGCCTGGCCGGATCGCCGCCTGCTCATTGTCTTTGAACCGCGAACCAACTCCAGCCGGCGGGCGGTGTTTCAGCAGCAGTACGAGCAGGCCTTTAACGGGGCTGATCAGGTTTTGGTGCGGGAGATTGTGCCGCTGACCAATGTGCCTGCTGATGAACAGTTTTCTTCCCAACAATTAGTAGCTGCCCTGGATAACCAAGGAATTTCTGCTGAGTATTTTCCTGATACTGCTGCGATCCTCGTCGCTCTTGCGGAGCAGGTTCGGTCCGGTGATGTTGTCGCAATCCTCTCCAATGGCGGCTTTGATAATATTCATGAGCAGCTGCTGGGGCTTCTCAGAAAGAGGACGAACTGTTGA
- a CDS encoding bacteriohemerythrin produces the protein MSLIKWNDSLSVNVVRIDQEHKKLVEMINELTDAMKAGQGKDVLGKILDGLISYTASHFQLEEKYFQQVKYPDAAAHKQEHAAFVQKVTEFKKEFDAGRATVSVNILQFLSKWLQNHIKGTDQKYSSFFNENGIK, from the coding sequence ATGAGCTTAATTAAATGGAATGACAGCTTAAGTGTGAATGTGGTGAGGATTGACCAAGAGCATAAAAAACTTGTGGAAATGATCAATGAACTCACTGATGCCATGAAGGCGGGGCAAGGTAAGGATGTTCTCGGAAAGATTCTGGACGGGCTGATCAGCTACACAGCCTCCCATTTTCAACTGGAGGAAAAATATTTCCAGCAGGTGAAATATCCCGATGCTGCTGCGCATAAACAAGAGCATGCTGCCTTTGTGCAGAAGGTAACCGAGTTTAAAAAAGAATTTGATGCGGGCAGGGCAACAGTGTCTGTGAATATTTTGCAGTTTCTCAGTAAATGGCTGCAAAACCATATCAAGGGAACTGATCAGAAGTACAGTAGTTTTTTTAACGAAAACGGTATTAAGTAG
- a CDS encoding DMT family transporter, with translation MTVKQKTLWPIHAMMLLCAGLVSTSFTVSKAITDAMDPAVLTLLRFVIAALLFLPYIHSKYGLHLPERKRLFGYACISFTLTGFFWLMFLAMRSTTALNTGVIFTLVPGISGLYSAVLLKERLGKYRLIAMIPATLGAIWVLFRGSLTELLAFNLNSGDLIFFGSCLLMAFYTPLVKFFHQEEPMSLMTFWILVTGSGWLLLFCGYQLPSVPWGKVPLNIWYGIIYLSVFSTIITFFLSQLCTLSLGPTRVMAYSYLYPPFIVLLEWGLGNPLPSVRVLPGVGLILAAMFIVQQGAEEIASPKIGDAIQKKERQQEKV, from the coding sequence ATGACCGTCAAACAAAAGACCCTCTGGCCGATTCACGCCATGATGCTGCTCTGCGCCGGGCTGGTCTCCACCTCCTTCACGGTGAGCAAGGCCATTACCGATGCTATGGACCCGGCAGTCCTGACCCTGCTGCGTTTCGTTATCGCGGCCCTGCTCTTTCTGCCCTATATCCACTCCAAATATGGGCTGCATCTGCCGGAGAGAAAACGCCTGTTCGGCTATGCCTGCATCAGCTTCACCCTGACCGGCTTTTTCTGGCTCATGTTCCTCGCCATGCGCTCCACCACGGCCCTGAACACCGGGGTAATATTCACCCTGGTTCCGGGTATCTCCGGGCTGTACAGTGCCGTCCTTCTCAAGGAACGATTAGGAAAATACAGGCTTATCGCCATGATCCCGGCCACTCTCGGCGCGATCTGGGTCTTGTTTCGCGGCAGCCTGACCGAACTGCTGGCCTTTAACCTCAACTCCGGCGATCTCATCTTTTTCGGAAGCTGCCTGCTCATGGCCTTCTACACGCCCTTGGTCAAGTTCTTCCACCAGGAAGAACCCATGTCGCTGATGACCTTCTGGATTCTGGTCACCGGCAGCGGCTGGCTCCTGCTCTTTTGCGGGTATCAGCTGCCATCAGTGCCTTGGGGCAAGGTACCCCTTAACATCTGGTACGGCATCATCTACCTGTCCGTCTTCTCAACCATTATCACCTTTTTTCTCAGCCAGCTCTGCACCCTTTCTCTGGGGCCGACCAGGGTCATGGCCTACAGCTATCTCTATCCGCCCTTTATCGTCCTGCTCGAATGGGGACTTGGCAACCCCCTGCCGTCAGTACGGGTTTTACCGGGAGTGGGGTTGATTCTTGCCGCGATGTTTATTGTTCAACAGGGAGCCGAGGAGATCGCATCCCCTAAGATAGGGGATGCGATACAGAAAAAAGAAAGGCAACAGGAAAAAGTATGA
- a CDS encoding tetratricopeptide repeat protein, with translation MNQQTGIQGNNAHIEGGINFNIYARTPQGIPLQRRPRVEYFKGRDDILKDLLPMLQPGKAVTLCGLGGMGKTALAIEAAWKLAPEDKPPACFPDGIIFYSFYGQPAVDPAFDHLVYSYADDHQDTSPAGVFRLLSNKQALIILDGAEEADDLTAVFRCCGGCGVLITTRDRSDKHGTLVSVKRLKEQPAEQVFRLHSNTDADTETVQEICRLLVGWPLALRIAGRYISSTGEDPAAYLRFLAKVPFKRLGKGTHQEENAALLLERSMAQVSTDAVAALRLAGTFAFAPITLIPFALTLYKEGEDEDELELRSMDALGELVRYGLLEPGEKGWKINHALIHTYARNHLCLSTDALARVAAYYIAWCEEQTAAGLPGYALLDDERAHCLRLIAACLDGELWQEVQGLVGAIDIYLDRQGWWAEKLAAVEMRLTAARQAEDRRDEAWCLNELGYTCDNRGEKEQALHWYEQSLSLWRELGARKEEGVTLNNMAAIYDDLGKYEQALEQYQQSLSIRREVGDRKGEGMTLNNIANVYMHQGEWDTALPYLEQCLPIRKEAGDEIGVGQTLNNIATIYDAKGEPGKAVEYYKKALAIRRELGDRAGEAVTCWNIGLTYRDMGDLAKAEEYIALAVEIAEAINHPSLEKYRGGLEQVRAKRRV, from the coding sequence ATGAACCAACAAACTGGCATTCAGGGTAACAATGCCCATATTGAGGGCGGTATCAATTTCAACATATACGCCCGCACCCCCCAGGGCATCCCGCTCCAGCGACGGCCACGGGTCGAGTACTTTAAAGGCAGGGATGACATACTCAAGGATCTGCTGCCCATGCTCCAGCCGGGCAAGGCCGTGACCCTCTGCGGTCTCGGCGGCATGGGGAAGACCGCCCTGGCTATTGAGGCCGCCTGGAAGCTGGCCCCTGAGGACAAGCCCCCTGCCTGCTTTCCGGATGGCATCATCTTCTACTCCTTCTATGGTCAGCCAGCTGTTGACCCGGCCTTTGACCACCTGGTGTACAGCTATGCGGATGATCATCAGGACACCAGCCCGGCTGGGGTTTTCCGTCTCCTGAGCAACAAGCAGGCACTTATTATCCTGGACGGGGCCGAGGAGGCCGACGATCTGACTGCCGTGTTCCGCTGCTGCGGTGGCTGCGGGGTACTGATCACCACCAGGGATCGGTCGGATAAGCATGGTACGCTGGTGTCGGTCAAGCGGCTGAAGGAGCAACCCGCAGAGCAGGTATTCCGGCTGCACAGTAACACTGACGCAGATACCGAGACCGTGCAGGAGATCTGCCGCCTGCTGGTCGGCTGGCCTCTGGCTCTGCGTATTGCCGGGCGCTATATCAGCAGCACGGGTGAAGATCCGGCAGCTTACCTGCGCTTTCTTGCCAAGGTGCCGTTTAAGCGGCTGGGCAAAGGGACACACCAGGAAGAGAATGCGGCCCTGCTTCTGGAGCGGAGCATGGCCCAGGTGAGTACAGATGCAGTGGCGGCTTTGCGGCTGGCAGGAACCTTCGCCTTTGCGCCCATCACCCTGATACCCTTTGCCCTGACTCTGTACAAAGAGGGTGAGGACGAGGACGAGCTTGAGCTCCGCAGCATGGATGCCTTGGGTGAGCTGGTGCGATACGGTCTGCTGGAGCCGGGAGAGAAGGGCTGGAAGATAAACCATGCCCTGATTCATACCTACGCTCGCAACCACCTGTGCCTGAGCACGGATGCCCTGGCGCGGGTGGCTGCCTATTATATTGCCTGGTGCGAGGAACAGACCGCGGCGGGTCTGCCCGGATATGCCCTGCTGGATGACGAGCGGGCGCATTGCCTGCGCCTGATTGCGGCTTGCCTGGATGGGGAGCTGTGGCAGGAGGTGCAAGGCTTGGTCGGGGCAATCGACATCTACCTTGACCGGCAGGGCTGGTGGGCAGAGAAGCTGGCCGCTGTAGAAATGCGCCTGACTGCGGCCCGGCAGGCTGAAGACCGCCGGGATGAGGCATGGTGCCTGAATGAGCTGGGCTACACCTGCGATAATCGTGGGGAGAAGGAGCAGGCCCTGCACTGGTATGAGCAGAGCCTATCCCTCTGGCGCGAGCTGGGAGCACGCAAGGAGGAAGGCGTGACCCTGAATAACATGGCCGCGATCTATGACGATCTGGGCAAGTACGAGCAGGCCCTGGAGCAGTATCAGCAGAGCCTGAGCATCCGGCGGGAGGTCGGCGACCGGAAGGGGGAAGGCATGACCCTGAATAATATCGCCAATGTTTATATGCACCAAGGTGAGTGGGACACAGCACTGCCGTATCTGGAGCAATGCCTACCTATCAGGAAGGAGGCTGGCGATGAGATCGGCGTCGGGCAAACCCTGAACAACATTGCCACTATCTACGATGCCAAGGGTGAGCCGGGCAAGGCGGTGGAGTATTACAAGAAAGCCTTGGCGATACGCCGGGAGCTGGGTGACCGGGCCGGAGAGGCGGTAACCTGCTGGAACATCGGCCTCACCTATAGAGATATGGGCGACCTTGCTAAGGCCGAGGAATACATCGCCCTGGCTGTGGAGATTGCAGAGGCTATCAATCATCCTTCCTTAGAGAAATATCGTGGTGGCCTGGAGCAGGTGCGGGCCAAGCGGCGGGTGTAG
- a CDS encoding toxin-antitoxin system HicB family antitoxin: protein MNTGLTVRLPKSLHEQIKQLAKTEGVSMHQFLVTAAAEKMSALLTQSYLEREAAKGQRQDFDKVLSAVPSVEPEPQDKLI, encoded by the coding sequence ATGAATACCGGCTTAACCGTGCGTCTTCCGAAATCATTGCATGAACAGATAAAGCAGCTTGCCAAGACCGAAGGTGTTTCAATGCATCAATTCTTGGTCACAGCAGCAGCCGAGAAAATGTCCGCCCTTTTAACGCAAAGCTATCTTGAGCGGGAAGCAGCAAAGGGGCAACGACAGGATTTTGATAAGGTACTCAGCGCAGTTCCTTCCGTTGAACCAGAGCCACAGGATAAACTGATCTGA